Within the Novosphingobium pentaromativorans US6-1 genome, the region CCGGCCCCCGAAGGCATGATCTTGTAGCTGTAGCCTAGCTTTCTGGTCTTGTCCTCGATCAGGTCCATGATCGTGCGGTCGCAATAGGCCGGCTCGAGCCAGGACATCTGTTCGTACTCGAAATGCAGCTTGTGCTTGCGGGCAATCGCTGAAAGCACCCGCTCGCAGGCTTCGGCCAGCGCCTTCATCTTTTCGTGATCGAGGTCTCGCCCGACGATGGTGAAGTCCACTTCGCCCGGAACCGTGTGGGGAAAGCCCGGCTTGCAGGCGACATGGCCGATGGTGACGCGGCTCTTGTCGGTGCCTTCCTCGTCGATGATGCGCGGGATTTCATGGGCGAAATCGACCATGCCCATCAATGCATCGGCGCGCATGTCCATCGGCGCGGTCCCGGCGTGGTCGGCCTTGCCGATGAGCCGCACCTTCCACTTGAAGACGCCGGAAATGCCCTCGACGATGCCGATGGTGATCTTCTCGGTATCGAGCACCGGCCCCTGCTCGACGTGGAGTTCGAGAAAGGCGCGGATCGTTTCGGGCCGACGGTAGGCGTGAAGCGCCTTGAGGTGATCGAGGCCGACTGCTGCCATGGCGTCGCGCAGCATCAGCCCATGCTCGTCAGCCGCGCTGTCCAGCCATTCGCGGGTCAGGTGCCCGGACAGCGCCTGCGCGCCGAGCATCCCGCCGAAGCGGCCTTCCTCCTCGCTGGTGGCGATGACTTCGACCGGAAAGGCGGGTTCGACGCCGTTCTCCTTGAGCGTGCGAACCACCTCGAGCCCGGCGATCACGCCCAAAACGCCGTCGAACATGCCGCTCGCCGGAACCGAATCGAGGTGCGAGGCGATCACCACTGCCGGCCTGTCCGCAGGGCCATAGCGTCCGATGACGTTCCCGGCCCCGTCCATTTCATGGGTCATGCCCAGGCTCTCGAACTGCTCGCGCAGCCACGCCCGGGCGGCCATGTCCTCCGGGGAGAAGCCCTGTCGGTAAACGCCGCGATCAGCCTCGTTGAAACCGAACCTCGATACGGCGGTGATGTCTCGCTCGATCCGTTCGATATCAACCTGGGCCACGCGTCCTCCTTCTTGTTTTGCGTGACGCGAGGGTAACGCCTTCAAAGCCAGGGGGGCAACCCCCGGCTCGGACTCGTCTCAGCCCTGGTCGATATACTTCGTTTCCAGAAAACGGTTGCGTGTCGCCAGTGCGTCGAG harbors:
- a CDS encoding Zn-dependent hydrolase, yielding MAQVDIERIERDITAVSRFGFNEADRGVYRQGFSPEDMAARAWLREQFESLGMTHEMDGAGNVIGRYGPADRPAVVIASHLDSVPASGMFDGVLGVIAGLEVVRTLKENGVEPAFPVEVIATSEEEGRFGGMLGAQALSGHLTREWLDSAADEHGLMLRDAMAAVGLDHLKALHAYRRPETIRAFLELHVEQGPVLDTEKITIGIVEGISGVFKWKVRLIGKADHAGTAPMDMRADALMGMVDFAHEIPRIIDEEGTDKSRVTIGHVACKPGFPHTVPGEVDFTIVGRDLDHEKMKALAEACERVLSAIARKHKLHFEYEQMSWLEPAYCDRTIMDLIEDKTRKLGYSYKIMPSGAGHDVQFFCEHTRAGLFFVPSVKGVSHAPDEWTHWSDIERGTQLLFECVTELACNEAALPERAEVARV